One genomic segment of Ipomoea triloba cultivar NCNSP0323 chromosome 9, ASM357664v1 includes these proteins:
- the LOC116029928 gene encoding S-adenosylmethionine synthase 3-like, translating into MDTFLFTSESVNEGHPDKLCDQVSDAILDACLEQDPDSKVACETCSKTNMVMVFGEITTKAKVDYEKIVRDTCRGIGFISADVGLDADNCKVLVNIEQQSPDIAQGVHGHFTKKPEEIGAGDQGHMFGYASDETPELMPLTHVLATKLGAKLTEVRKNKTCPWLRPDGKTQVTVEYKNDNGAMIPLRVHTVLISTQHDETVTNEQIAKDLKEHVIKPVIPAKYLDDNTIFHLNPSGRFVIGGPHGDAGLTGRKIIIDTYGGWGAHGGGAFSGKDPTKVDRSGAYIVRQAAKSVVASGLARRCLVQVSYAIGVAEPLSVFVDTYKTGKIPEKDILALIKENFDFRPGMITINLDLKRGGKFRYQKTAAYGHFGREDPDFTWETVKILKPKA; encoded by the coding sequence ATGGATACCTTCTTGTTCACCTCTGAGTCTGTCAATGAGGGTCACCCTGACAAGCTCTGTGATCAAGTCTCAGATGCCATTCTTGATGCCTGCCTGGAACAAGATCCAGACAGCAAGGTTGCTTGTGAAACCTGCTCAAAGACCAATATGGTGATGGTCTTTGGAGAGATCACTACCAAAGCCAAAGTTGACTATGAAAAGATAGTCCGTGATACTTGCAGAGGCATTGGGTTTATCTCAGCTGATGTTGGACTTGATGCTGATAACTGTAAGGTCCTTGTCAACATTGAGCAACAGAGCCCAGACATTGCCCAGGGAGTTCATGGTCATTTCACCAAGAAACCTGAAGAGATTGGAGCTGGTGACCAAGGACACATGTTTGGTTATGCTTCTGATGAAACTCCTGAACTCATGCCTCTCACTCATGTGCTAGCTACCAAGCTTGGTGCTAAGCTTACTGAGGTAAGAAAGAACAAGACTTGCCCATGGCTGAGACCTGATGGAAAGACGCAGGTTACTGTTGAGTACAAGAATGACAATGGTGCCATGATCCCTCTTAGAGTTCACACAGTTCTCATCTCAACCCAACATGATGAGACTGTTACAAATGAGCAAATTGCCAAGGATTTGAAAGAACATGTAATCAAGCCTGTAATTCCAGCCAAGTACCTTGATGACAACACCATTTTCCACCTTAACCCATCAGGCCGTTTTGTCATTGGTGGTCCACATGGAGATGCTGGACTCACTGGGCGGAAGATTATCATTGACACCTATGGTGGCTGGGGTGCTCATGGTGGAGGTGCTTTCTCAGGAAAGGATCCTACTAAGGTGGACAGAAGTGGGGCCTACATTGTTAGGCAGGCAGCAAAGAGTGTGGTTGCCTCAGGACTTGCTCGCCGATGCCTTGTGCAGGTTTCTTATGCTATTGGTGTTGCTGAACCACTTTCAGTTTTTGTTGATACATATAAGACTGGGAAGATCCCTGAAAAGGATATCTTGGCCTTGATCAAGGAGAACTTTGACTTCAGGCCTGGAATGATCACAATCAACCTCGACTTGAAGAGAGGAGGCAAGTTCAGGTACCAGAAGACTGCTGCATACGGTCACTTTGGCCGTGAGGACCCTGATTTCACTTGGGAGACTGTCAAGATCCTTAAGCCCAAAGCTTAG